In Engraulis encrasicolus isolate BLACKSEA-1 chromosome 24, IST_EnEncr_1.0, whole genome shotgun sequence, a single genomic region encodes these proteins:
- the csgalnact2 gene encoding chondroitin sulfate N-acetylgalactosaminyltransferase 2 has translation MPRRGLPLQGRARWLLLGIFLLLVLLLFAYLLECTPPPDASLVMPGLGVEPYGKEYYQALLQEQEERHVSRANSLKRQIAQLKQELQEMNDKLKAIQERKESPGGGGGGGGVGGGLGLASDKDQEPGDLLEYLHGQIDKAEVSTGARLPSEYALVPFESFTSTKVFQLEMGLTRHPEEKPVRKDRRDELVEVIEAGLDVINNPDEEDAQEDDVPMQRQAYTEANFIEGMYRTERDKGTLYELYFAKEDSKEFRHVTLFRPFGPLMKVRSVSVETTHTTINLIVPLSGRTETFTQFLHNFREVCIQQDKRVYLTVVYFGQKGLQDVKFSLQKMSSEENFTDYTLVPVDEEFSRGRGLDIGAHTWKRTADVLMFFCDVDIYFNLEFLNSCRLNAAPNKRVFYPVVFSLYNPAIVYGNLELAPPIEHQLIHKKDTGFWRDFGFGMTCQYRSDFLNIGGFDLEVKGWGVEDVHLYRKYLRSDVIVVRTPVSTLFHLWHEKQCADELTPEQYRMCIQSKAMNEASHPHLGMLVFREEIENHLRKQAYKTQIKAED, from the exons ATGCCCAGACGGGGACTGCCGTTGCAGGGCAGGGCACGCTGGCTCCTGCTGGGCATCTTCCTGCTCCTGGTGCTCTTGCTGTTTGCCTACCTGCTTGAGTGCACGCCCCCGCCCGATGCCAGCCTGGTCATGCCGGGCCTGGGGGTTGAGCCCTACGGCAAGGAGTACTACCAGGCCCTCctacaggagcaggaggagaggcacGTCAGCCGAGCCAACAGCCTGAAGAGGCAGATCGCTCAGCTCAAGCAGGAGCTCCAGGAGATGAACGACAAGCTCAAG GCCATACAGGAGCGCAAGGAGAGCCCAGgcggtgggggaggaggtgggggagtagGCGGAGGCCTGGGCCTGGCCTCCGACAAGGACCAGGAGCCTGGAGACCTGCTGGAGTACCTCCACGGCCAGATCGACAAGGCGGAGGTGAGCACGGGCGCCCGGCTGCCCAGCGAGTACGCCCTGGTGCCCTTCGAGAGCTTCACCTCCACCAAGGTCTTCCAGCTGGAGATGGGCCTGACGCGGCACCCCGAGGAGAAGCCGGTGAGGAAGGACCGGCGCGACGAGCTGGTGGAGGTGATCGAGGCCGGCCTGGACGTCATCAACAACCCCGACGAAGAGGACGCACAGGAGGACGACGTGCCCATGCAGAGGCAGGCCTACACCGAGGCCAACTTCATTGAAG GGATGTACAGGACAGAGCGAGACAAGGGCACGCTGTATGAACTTTATTTCGCTAAAGAAGATTCCAAGGAATTCCGTCACGTGACTCTCTTCCGTCCGTTTGGGCCGCTGATGAAGGTCCGCAGCGTATCCGTGGAAACCACCCACACCACCATCAACCTCATAGTACCTCTCTCAGGCAGGACGGAAACTTTCACACAGTTCCTCCACAACTTCAG AGAAGTGTGTATACAGCAAGACAAAAGAGTCTATCTGACTGTGGTCTACTTTGGCCAGAAAGGACTGCAGGATGTGAAGTTCTCGCTTCAAAAAATGTCCAG TGAGGAGAACTTTACAGACTACACCCTGGTCCCTGTGGATGAGGAATTCTCCCGAGGTCGCGGCCTGGACATCGGCGCTCACACGTGGAAGAGGACAGCCGACGTTCTCATGTTCTTCTGCGACGTGGACATCTACTTCAATCTGGAGTTCCTCAACTCATGCCGCCTCAACGCCGCTCCAA ATAAGAGAGTCTTCTATCCCGTGGTGTTTAGTCTCTACAATCCTGCCATCGTCTATGGGAATCTCGAGCTGGCTCCTCCCATCGAACATCAGTTG ATTCATAAAAAAGACACAGGATTTTGGAGAGATTTCGGTTTTGGTATGACGTGCCAATACCGATCGGACTTTCTCAACATTG GCGGTTTTGACCTGGAGGTGAAAGGCTGGGGAGTGGAAGACGTCCACCTGTACCGCAAGTACCTGCGGAGCGACGTCATCGTGGTGCGGACGCCCGTCTCCACCCTCTTCCACCTGTGGCACGAGAAGCAGTGTGCCGACGAGCTCACGCCCGAGCAGTACCGCATGTGCATCCAGTCCAAGGCCATGAACGAGGCCTCACACCCCCACCTGGGCATGCTGGTGTTCCGCGAGGAGATCGAGAACCACCTCCGCAAGCAGGCCTACAAGACGCAGATCAAAGCAGAGGACTAG